ACGTCACCGGCACGGTTGAATCGATCCCGCTGATCGCCAGCTCGATCATGAGCAAGAAGATCGCCGAGGGCACCGCGGCGCTGGTACTCGACGTCAAGGTCGGCTCCGGAGCCTTCCTGAAGACCCTCGACGGCGCGCGCGAACTGGCCACGGCCATGGTGGAACTGGGCACCGACGCGGGCGTGCGGACAGTCGCGCTACTCACCGCTATGGACACCCCGCTCGGCCGCGCCGCGGGTAACGCACTGGAAGTGGCGGAATCGGTGGAGGTCCTCGCGGGCGGCGGAGCCGCCGACGTCATCGAGCTGACGCTCACCCTGGCGCGCGAGATGGTGGCGCTGGCCGGACTGGAGATCGATCCCGCCGATGTACTCGCCGACGGCCGGGCGATGGACCACTGGCGCGCGATGGTCCGCGCCCAGGGCGGCGACCCGGACGCGCCGCTGCCCATCGCGAAGCACACCGAAGCCGTCCGGGCCGAGCGCGACGGTGTGCTGACCCGGCTCGACGCACTGGGCGTCGGCCTCGCCGCCTGGCGACTCGGCGCGGGCCGCGCGCGACAGGGCGACCCGGTCCAGTTCGGCGCGGGCGTCGAAATGCACGCCAAGCCGGGCGATTCCGTGACGGCGGGACAGCCGTTGCTCACCATGCACACGGATACCCCGGAGGCATTCGCGGGCGCCTCGGCCGTCCTGCGCGATGCCGTCACCGTCGAGGCCGCCGCCCCGCCCTTGCCCGCCCCGCTGATCCTCGAACGCGTCGGAGCCTGATCCGCGCCGGGCGTGGCGCGCCGGGGCGGTGCCGGTCGGTTCGGTGTCCCATCGCGAACCGGGCCGAGCCGGATCGGCAGCGAGATGGTCGCCACGTAGGACTCTGCTG
The DNA window shown above is from Nocardia sp. NBC_01730 and carries:
- a CDS encoding thymidine phosphorylase: MTALDAVSIITTKRDGGELSDAQIDWVIDRFTRGEVADEQMSALAMAIVWRGMTRRETAEWTAAMIASGQRMDFTDLPRPTVDKHSTGGVGDKITLPLAPLVAACGAAVPQLSGRGLGHTGGTLDKLEAIPGWRADVAVPRMRDILADPGIGAVVCAAGADLAPADKRLYALRDVTGTVESIPLIASSIMSKKIAEGTAALVLDVKVGSGAFLKTLDGARELATAMVELGTDAGVRTVALLTAMDTPLGRAAGNALEVAESVEVLAGGGAADVIELTLTLAREMVALAGLEIDPADVLADGRAMDHWRAMVRAQGGDPDAPLPIAKHTEAVRAERDGVLTRLDALGVGLAAWRLGAGRARQGDPVQFGAGVEMHAKPGDSVTAGQPLLTMHTDTPEAFAGASAVLRDAVTVEAAAPPLPAPLILERVGA